The following proteins come from a genomic window of Flavobacteriaceae bacterium MAR_2010_188:
- a CDS encoding acyl-CoA thioesterase encodes MPLKGSLIPEKMLSQDPFSQWLGIEILECQLGRCKVGLTVRKEMLNSMNKAHGGISYSLADTAFGFCANTHGKYAVSIETSINHIEALNEGDYLEAESVIEKVNNKLGFNIVEVKRGNELVALFKGVVYRTSKDWEID; translated from the coding sequence ATGCCTTTAAAAGGAAGCCTCATCCCTGAAAAAATGCTATCGCAAGATCCCTTTAGTCAATGGCTGGGAATTGAGATTTTAGAATGTCAATTGGGTAGATGTAAAGTGGGTCTAACCGTTAGAAAAGAAATGTTGAATAGTATGAACAAAGCCCATGGCGGAATCAGCTATTCATTAGCGGATACTGCTTTTGGTTTTTGTGCCAACACTCATGGTAAATACGCGGTTTCTATTGAAACGAGTATCAATCATATTGAAGCTTTAAACGAAGGCGATTATTTAGAGGCCGAATCTGTTATAGAAAAGGTCAATAATAAACTTGGTTTTAATATTGTGGAAGTTAAAAGAGGGAATGAATTAGTTGCACTTTTTAAAGGTGTAGTCTATCGAACATCAAAGGATTGGGAGATCGATTAA
- a CDS encoding four helix bundle protein, translating into MDSSYHFKFEDLQVYQKAIDFGEVVDGFVKKFPAYELYALSSQFRRAADSIALNIAEGNPGSDAQFVKHLNYAIYSANECVSCSTKGKRRLYITFEEDEENRKLISELTKMLSSLRKKILERKEKTNP; encoded by the coding sequence ATGGATAGTAGCTATCATTTTAAATTTGAAGATTTACAGGTGTATCAAAAAGCCATAGATTTTGGTGAAGTAGTTGATGGTTTTGTTAAAAAGTTTCCGGCTTATGAATTATATGCTTTGTCCTCGCAGTTCCGAAGAGCTGCGGATTCAATAGCTTTAAATATTGCAGAGGGCAATCCTGGTTCAGATGCACAATTCGTTAAGCATTTAAATTACGCAATATATAGCGCAAATGAATGTGTAAGTTGCAGTACAAAAGGCAAAAGAAGGTTATATATTACTTTTGAAGAAGATGAAGAAAACAGAAAACTGATTTCAGAATTAACAAAAATGCTATCTTCTCTAAGAAAGAAAATTTTAGAGAGAAAAGAAAAAACTAATCCCTAA
- a CDS encoding 3-hydroxybutyryl-CoA dehydrogenase gives MTENQQSTIKNQQSTIQFVGVIGAGTMGSGIAQVAATADCKVLVFDTNNAALGMSKANLEKVLLRLIEKGRIDENEKNRIQGNIEYSEHLTALKNSDLIIEAIIENLDIKQKVFSDLENIVSDKCIIASNTSSLSIASIAASLNRPARCLGIHFFNPAPLMKLVEVIPAIQTSEVVLDAVIETIKSWGKTVAVAKDTPGFIVNRVARPFYGESLRIYEEGIADIETIDMSMRDLGGFKMGPFELMDFIGNDINYTVTETVFEAFYYDPRYRPSFTQKRFAEAGYLGRKSGKGYYDYDEAGKIVVRSAMNAGPELKTEIFNRILVMLINEAADALFWNIASAEDIDNAMTKGVNYPKGLLAWANEKGIDWCVNTIDSLYETYREDRYRCSPLLRSMLNSGSRFFK, from the coding sequence ATGACAGAAAATCAACAATCAACGATCAAAAATCAGCAATCAACAATCCAATTTGTTGGAGTAATTGGAGCAGGAACTATGGGCAGTGGCATTGCGCAAGTTGCGGCTACTGCGGACTGTAAAGTTCTGGTTTTTGATACCAATAATGCTGCTCTAGGAATGTCTAAAGCAAATTTGGAAAAGGTTCTGTTACGATTAATTGAGAAAGGAAGAATCGATGAAAATGAAAAGAACCGGATTCAAGGAAATATTGAATATTCTGAACATTTAACTGCCTTAAAGAATTCGGATTTAATCATTGAAGCCATAATCGAAAACCTTGATATTAAGCAAAAAGTCTTTTCAGATTTAGAAAATATAGTTTCTGATAAGTGTATCATTGCTTCTAATACATCTAGTCTCTCAATTGCCTCAATTGCAGCAAGTCTAAATAGACCAGCACGGTGTTTAGGGATACATTTTTTTAATCCAGCACCTTTAATGAAGCTGGTTGAAGTGATTCCGGCCATACAGACTTCGGAAGTAGTTTTAGATGCTGTTATTGAAACAATTAAAAGTTGGGGCAAGACCGTGGCGGTGGCCAAGGATACACCAGGATTTATCGTCAATAGAGTGGCGCGTCCTTTTTATGGTGAGTCTTTACGGATCTATGAGGAAGGGATTGCAGATATTGAGACTATCGATATGAGTATGCGGGATTTGGGCGGATTTAAAATGGGACCTTTTGAATTGATGGATTTTATTGGGAACGACATTAACTATACGGTTACCGAAACTGTATTTGAAGCCTTCTACTACGACCCCAGATATAGGCCCTCCTTTACCCAAAAAAGATTTGCAGAAGCCGGTTACCTTGGAAGAAAATCCGGAAAAGGTTATTATGACTATGATGAAGCTGGTAAAATCGTGGTAAGAAGTGCAATGAATGCCGGACCAGAACTAAAAACAGAAATTTTCAATAGAATCCTTGTAATGTTGATTAATGAAGCAGCCGATGCTCTATTTTGGAATATCGCCTCGGCAGAAGATATCGACAATGCCATGACCAAAGGGGTTAATTATCCAAAAGGTCTATTGGCTTGGGCAAATGAAAAAGGAATTGATTGGTGTGTTAATACAATAGATTCATTATATGAAACCTATCGAGAAGATCGATATCGCTGTAGTCCGCTATTGAGGAGTATGCTTAATAGTGGTAGTAGGTTTTTCAAATAG
- a CDS encoding threonine dehydratase: protein MTKEVMLEVHERIKPYIHNTTVLSSMLLNEMVGAEVFFKCENFQKMGAYKMRGATNAILQLSEEDREKGVVTHSSGNFAQALSLAARKIGVKAYIVMPKNAPLVKKYAVAGYGGEIIESESTAAAREAMAEKVRTEKGATFIHPSNDDEVIYGQGTAAMELLMEQADLDYIFVPVGGGGLIAGSALAVKYFSDKCEVIGTEPSNADDAYRSLKSGEIETNETAETIADGLRTNLGDRNFPIIKDEIKEIITVEEEEIIKAMKLIWERMKIIIEPSSAVPFAALMKEKQRFQNKKIGIIISGGNVDLSNLPF, encoded by the coding sequence ATGACCAAAGAAGTAATGTTAGAAGTACATGAACGGATAAAGCCATACATCCACAATACCACTGTTTTATCATCGATGCTCCTAAATGAAATGGTAGGTGCAGAGGTTTTTTTTAAGTGTGAAAACTTTCAAAAAATGGGCGCGTATAAAATGCGGGGTGCTACAAACGCTATTTTACAACTTTCTGAAGAGGACAGAGAAAAAGGAGTAGTAACCCATTCTTCTGGAAATTTTGCTCAAGCTTTATCCTTGGCGGCTAGAAAAATAGGAGTAAAAGCCTATATCGTTATGCCGAAAAATGCGCCATTGGTGAAGAAATACGCGGTTGCAGGTTATGGTGGTGAAATTATTGAAAGTGAATCTACTGCTGCAGCGCGCGAAGCAATGGCAGAAAAGGTTAGAACTGAAAAAGGAGCAACATTTATACATCCTTCAAACGATGACGAAGTGATTTACGGTCAAGGTACTGCGGCTATGGAATTGTTGATGGAACAAGCAGACCTCGATTATATATTCGTCCCTGTTGGCGGCGGTGGCCTAATCGCAGGTTCTGCATTAGCTGTAAAGTATTTTTCAGATAAATGTGAAGTCATTGGCACAGAGCCTAGCAATGCAGATGATGCCTATCGCTCCCTTAAAAGTGGTGAAATTGAAACCAATGAAACTGCAGAAACAATTGCGGATGGACTGAGGACCAATCTCGGAGATAGAAATTTTCCGATTATAAAAGATGAAATAAAGGAAATTATAACGGTTGAAGAAGAAGAAATCATTAAAGCGATGAAACTTATTTGGGAAAGGATGAAGATTATCATCGAACCTTCAAGCGCCGTTCCATTTGCAGCCTTGATGAAAGAAAAGCAAAGATTTCAAAATAAAAAAATCGGGATAATCATTTCTGGCGGGAATGTCGATTTAAGCAACTTGCCGTTTTAG
- a CDS encoding 2-(1,2-epoxy-1,2-dihydrophenyl)acetyl-CoA isomerase, translating into MSNTILLNIENKIATITLNRPEVFNSFNREMAFALQETLDECEKDDEVRAIVITGSGKAFGAGQDLKEVTTPNLNPGFQKILDEHYNPIIRRIRLIDKPILAAVNGVAAGAAANIALSCDIVVAHENASFIQAFSLIGLIPDSGGTFFLPRLIGFQKASALSMLGDKINATEAERIGMIYKVLSAENYNNEVDEIANKLANLPTKALGMIKHLLNQSMTNGLVSQLDLESKFQIEAAQSEDYKEGVSAFIEKRKPNFKGK; encoded by the coding sequence ATGAGTAATACCATACTTCTTAATATAGAGAACAAAATTGCGACGATTACGTTAAATCGTCCCGAGGTCTTTAATAGTTTCAACCGTGAAATGGCATTTGCTCTGCAAGAGACGTTGGATGAATGCGAAAAGGATGATGAGGTACGAGCAATTGTAATCACCGGGAGCGGAAAAGCTTTTGGTGCTGGTCAGGATTTAAAAGAGGTGACGACACCGAATCTAAATCCAGGTTTTCAAAAGATTTTGGATGAACATTATAATCCCATTATTAGACGAATCCGATTGATTGATAAGCCCATTCTCGCAGCAGTTAATGGAGTTGCAGCAGGTGCCGCGGCAAACATTGCGCTTTCTTGTGATATAGTAGTAGCGCACGAAAACGCGAGTTTTATCCAGGCTTTCAGTCTAATTGGACTCATTCCTGATAGTGGCGGTACTTTTTTTCTACCTCGTCTAATCGGGTTTCAAAAAGCGTCAGCATTATCTATGTTAGGAGATAAAATTAATGCCACTGAAGCAGAAAGAATTGGGATGATTTACAAGGTGCTTTCCGCTGAAAATTACAATAATGAAGTTGACGAAATTGCAAATAAACTAGCAAACCTTCCAACTAAAGCATTAGGTATGATTAAGCATCTTTTGAATCAATCGATGACCAATGGATTGGTAAGTCAGCTGGACTTGGAGTCCAAGTTTCAAATTGAAGCTGCCCAAAGTGAAGATTACAAAGAAGGAGTTTCGGCCTTTATAGAAAAGAGAAAACCTAATTTTAAAGGAAAGTAG